The Delphinus delphis chromosome 2, mDelDel1.2, whole genome shotgun sequence genome contains a region encoding:
- the CDCA4 gene encoding cell division cycle-associated protein 4 gives MFARGLKRKCAEDEEASPAYSLQRQSLLDMSLVKLQLCHMLVEPNLCRSVLIANTVRQIQEEMTQDGSWCVPVPQTAGRASRDRLVSTEILCRSAREGARPAPDPGDPASELQVVPAAQAPGVPPGGVWDGDGPRENRGSFHKSLDQIFETLESQSPGAVEELFSDVDGSYYDLDAVLTGMVGGAKSGQDGLEAFASTAAPPPSAGCKSDLGELDHVVEILVET, from the coding sequence ATGTTTGCGCGAGGGCTGAAGAGGAAGTGCGCGGAGGACGAGGAGGCCTCGCCTGCGTACAGTCTGCAGCGCCAGTCGCTCCTGGACATGTCACTGGTCAAGCTCCAGCTGTGCCACATGCTGGTGGAGCCCAACCTGTGCCGTTCGGTCCTCATCGCCAACACGGTCCGGCAGATTCAAGAGGAGATGACCCAGGACGGGAGCTGGTGCGTGCCGGTGCCCCAGACTGCGGGGCGGGCGTCGCGCGACCGCCTGGTGTCCACGGAGATCCTGTGCCGCTCAGCGCGCGAGGGGGCGCGCCCGGCCCCTGACCCTGGAGACCCGGCGTCTGAGCTCCAAGTGGTCCCAgcagcacaggctcccggggTCCCTCCTGGTGGCGTTTGGGACGGGGACGGTCCTCGAGAAAACAGAGGAAGCTTTCACAAGTCGCTCGATCAGATATTTGAAACACTGGAGAGTCAAAGCCCCGGTGCGGTGGAGGAGCTGTTTTCCGACGTGGATGGCTCCTACTACGACCTGGACGCTGTGCTGACCGGCATGGTGGGCGGTGCCAAGTCGGGCCAGGACGGGCTGGAGGCCTTCGCCTCCAcggccgccccgccccccagcGCCGGCTGCAAGTCGGACCTGGGCGAGCTGGACCACGTGGTGGAGATCCTGGTGGAGACCTGA